The following are encoded together in the Plasmodium knowlesi strain H genome assembly, chromosome: 8 genome:
- a CDS encoding P-type ATPase, putative — MLHTQVMNLLEWVSTKIKGKSNENRIYLISNFEVRKENHELYIKKAHEKLKEEDLNIDLIFGKKHRNEIRTAKYKVYSFLPLIVFFQFLRLGNLYFLSISMLQLIPEITDSKGMPTYLIPLVFIIVVAMIKEFFEDLQRHKSDNEENSKKTMVFEEGILKEKKWADVKDGDVVKIFSYEYFPADLIILNSSNKKGIVNIETKNVDGESNVKQKYCLPDVVKYFQDDKHAGYCQMELISESPNDNIFDYKGHMLLPPLQYKKDGGQVVHFYDAYKGGTVSGEDPTGGTKRKKTEKKRKINSSNNSINNSSNNSINNSSNNSINNSINNSSNNSSNDNSYHTDEENKEGGTPTWNDKGGNDYSNEDHLCSERTVVQATIDNVVLRGTSLVNTKWIYGLVINTGNRTKLMKNASTKSRQKWSRLEFVYGNHVIVLIICQVLISFIVAIAGVLWMRRKGYKLWYLNLGHQADSLKTFFITIGSMILLFGSFIPVDLLLIWEVVRLLQGYLINWDNDMYSTKSGRHALSKAGQLLEEMGNVTHIYSDKTGTLTQNIMQLQNIGLGNKGIYGFYDFSNIKENIRRKHGGGSHDSSDPFSPGSAKSVESRMSRMSGISAGEDLPTRNSGNLKISSEHGRGESSEFPPLTWSKTSVNPHKEKKNLMHRNSLASEHATADVYTEDDFERGENEFVFFNRILFVNKIYSIRNDVQDQVHFLLLVLSLCHSAMIRNIDIDEMEEVGGAANETAESAPVSAEPMVGPSVESKAGEELDSLAPSRAASSEGNLEKTKIFDRETMINYTYLTQPQPQYDASSPDELALISTALYLGCEFVNRPNLTRIEIELTSTFAQRFILGEKAYNDFLQKKGYYEDNFDACFPEVNSPMEGRRQPKLNDTTERGDANQGGDKRGGDKRGGDKRGGDKRGSGKRISHVEEGGGILHMSIPMKNIFGANKASPKEVIKSEGKKIKRVVVPILAYEILDVFAFDNVRKRMSLIIKNEKKEIYMLVKGADTSVLKLAAKNQEHIVDHVMYQLNAFATSGLRTLVLGYKHLTQEEFNKMYQEHVEARKRLEMRKDDDGSLGKFYDEAEDNLIIIGCTGVDDKLQDDVPQVIQDLRDAGITICVLTGDKLETAINIGHSINILNKETYNAVFTETDPTVLLEQMIIHEKNTNAANLLNVDHGTKWWNSVNWENLNLDLRSETILNFMKTNFYGSMKKSIVSSSNMYNLKNENSLPELAKQEKIFNSFLESSESFHNNCNDGEKGRNKDKVHYSQFSITITGEALDEIMKSKILKIKFYTLARSASTLIACRVTPKQKSLLVKENSAFNPRGTSLAIGDGANDVGMILMANVGVGIAGKEGLQAARSSDFTISEFKYLKKLLFVHGRESLRRNSFLVYFCIFRNVSFCLCSMVLNFWTGYSAIDAWNPWTKQIINIAFTSLPVIFFVALDKQLPHHILLKNPLLYETSPSTLWPLYSNKKIEFYTDKIKRIYRNIFHFCLIPFRLIPFFQKSTNKMKSWIGKRSKPEKYRSYGTHYLFVYLLFAIWLATVETIIMLHFATGQVDPIIKDHHNVDIDFHTFSQILYTHHVIAVNAVVVLLTNTWFVISHIVLWIEIIATFLFWFIVSNSKLFLDIIGADELHGTFEKAHSSGNFYLSMLVSLYVSLLPLILLMTYQFMRKPTMEQIVLEQLKLGKFEGLRKYEVKKLAYIDSKNSSHVFSHKGFAFAVEAKEAFWGLVQKAIYKIKIPLTKDETGSAKPRRKN, encoded by the coding sequence ATGCTGCACACCCAAGTAATGAACCTCCTTGAGTGGGTATCCACCAAAATCAAGGGGAAGAGCAACGAAAACAGAATATATCTTATCTCAAACTTTGAAGTTAGGAAGGAAAACCATGAGCTATACATAAAGAAAGCTCACGAAAAGCTAAAGGAAGAGGACCTCAACATAGACCtaatatttggaaaaaaacataggAATGAAATAAGAACGGCAAAATATAAGGTGTATAGTTTCCTACCACTGATCGTGTTCTTTCAATTCCTACGTTTGGGAAATTTGTACTTTCTCTCCATCTCCATGCTACAACTCATCCCAGAAATTACAGACTCTAAGGGAATGCCAACCTACCTAATCCCTCTAGTATTCATTATCGTTGTCGCTATGATCAAGGAATTTTTCGAAGACCTACAAAGACATAAATCTgataatgaagaaaacagTAAGAAGACAATGGTTTTTGAAGAGGGCAtcttgaaggagaaaaaatgggcaGATGTAAAGGATGGAGATGtcgtgaaaatattttcctatGAATATTTCCCTGCTGATTTAATTATTCTCAATTCgtcaaacaaaaaaggaattgtaaATATTGAAACGAAGAATGTTGATGGAGAATCCAACGTGAAGCAAAAATATTGTCTTCCAGATGTAGTTAAATATTTCCAGGACGATAAACATGCTGGCTACTGCCAAATGGAATTAATAAGTGAAAGTCCTAATGATAATATTTTTGATTACAAGGGGCATATGCTCTTACCTCCTCttcaatataaaaaagaCGGAGGACAAGTAGTGCATTTTTATGATGCGTATAAAGGAGGAACCGTTTCTGGGGAGGATCCAACTGGGGGcacaaaaagaaagaaaacagaaaaaaaacgaaaaataaatagtaGTAATAACAGTATTAATAATAGTAGTAATAACAGTATTAATAATAGTAGTAATAATAGTATTAATAATAGTATTAATAATAGTAGTAATAATAGTAGTAATGATAATAGCTATCATACGGATGAAGAGAATAAGGAAGGAGGCACCCCCACATGGAATgacaaggggggaaatgattACTCCAATGAAGATCACCTCTGTTCCGAACGTACAGTTGTCCAGGCCACCATAGACAATGTAGTCCTTAGAGGAACATCACTTGTAAACACAAAGTGGATCTATGGACTTGTTATCAACACAGGAAATAGAACCAAATTGATGAAGAATGCCTCTACCAAGTCAAGACAAAAATGGTCTAGACTAGAATTCGTTTATGGGAACCATGTTATCGTTCTCATAATATGCCAGGTGTTAATTTCCTTCATCGTTGCCATAGCTGGCGTTTTATGGATGAGGAGAAAGGGTTACAAGTTATGGTACTTAAATTTAGGTCATCAGGCCGATAGTCTCAAAACTTTCTTTATTACCATTGGCTCCATGATTCTTCTGTTTGGATCGTTCATACCAGTGGATCTACTCCTAATTTGGGAGGTCGTTCGTCTTCTACAAGGATATCTAATAAACTGGGATAACGATATGTACAGCACCAAAAGTGGGAGGCATGCATTAAGCAAAGCTGGACAGTTACTTGAAGAAATGGGAAACGTCACGCACATTTATTCAGACAAGACTGGCACTCTCACGCAGAATATTATGCAGCTGCAGAATATCGGGCTCGGGAACAAGGGTATCTATGGGTTTTACGATTTTAGCAACATTAAGGAGAACATCAGAAGGAAGCACGGGGGGGGTAGCCATGACAGTTCTGACCCTTTCTCCCCAGGGAGTGCAAAAAGTGTGGAAAGCCGAATGAGCAGGATGAGCGGGATTAGCGCCGGGGAGGATTTACCCACCAGGAACAGTGGAAACCTGAAGATAAGCTCGGAGCATGGCAGGGGAGAGTCGAGcgaatttccccccctcacGTGGTCCAAGACTTCCGTCAACCCAcacaaggagaagaagaacctCATGCACAGGAACAGCCTCGCCAGCGAGCACGCAACCGCGGATGTCTACACGGAGGACGATTtcgaaaggggagaaaacgAGTTTGTTTTCTTTAACAGAATTCTCTTTGTCAATAAAATTTACAGCATCAGGAATGACGTGCAGGATCAGGTGCACTTCCTCTTGCTCGTGCTCAGTCTTTGTCATAGCGCCATGATAAGGAATATAGACATCGACGAGATGGAAGAGGTAGGGGGTGCGGCGAACGAGACAGCTGAAAGTGCTCCTGTTTCGGCGGAACCCATGGTGGGACCCTCTGTCGAATCCAAAGCCGGTGAAGAACTCGATTCCCTTGCCCCCTCCCGTGCGGCATCCAGCGAAGGAAACCTGGAGAAGACCAAAATATTCGACCGGGAAACCATGATCAACTACACATACCTCACTCAACCGCAGCCGCAGTACGACGCTAGCTCGCCGGATGAATTGGCGCTGATAAGCACGGCTCTCTATCTGGGTTGCGAATTCGTGAATAGACCCAACCTGACGAGGATCGAAATTGAGCTGACGTCCACGTTCGCGCAGAGGTTCATCCTGGGGGAGAAGGCGTACAACGATTTTCTGCAGAAGAAGGGTTACTATGAAGACAATTTTGATGCCTGCTTTCCGGAGGTTAATTCTCCTATGGAAGGGAGAAGACAGCCCAAGCTGAATGATACCACTGAGAGGGGGGACGCCAACCAGGGAGGCGACAAACGGGGAGGCGACAAACGGGGAGGCGACAAACGGGGAGGCGACAAACGGGGGAGTGGAAAGCGGATAAGCCACGTAGAGGAGGGAGGCGGCATTCTCCACATGTCTATCCCGATGAAGAATATCTTTGGGGCGAACAAAGCCAGTCCAAAGGAGGTGATCAAAagtgagggaaaaaaaatcaagcgGGTGGTTGTGCCTATATTGGCCTACGAAATATTAGACGTCTTCGCATTTGACAACGTGAGGAAACGCATGTccttaattataaaaaatgagaagaaagaaatctACATGCTAGTCAAGGGAGCGGACACCAGTGTGTTGAAGCTAGCGGCAAAGAATCAAGAGCACATAGTAGACCACGTGATGTACCAGTTGAATGCATTTGCTACATCTGGATTAAGAACCCTCGTATTAGGATACAAACATCTAACGCAAGAGgaatttaataaaatgtaTCAGGAACATGTGGAGGCAAGAAAAAGGTTGGAGATGCGAAAAGACGATGATGGAAGCTTGGGTAAGTTCTACGATGAAGCAGAAgataatttaattattattgGGTGTACGGGGGTGGATGATAAGTTGCAGGACGACGTTCCGCAGGTTATACAGGATCTGCGGGACGCTGGAATTACCATCTGTGTTCTCACAGGAGATAAATTAGAGACGGCCATAAATATAGGACATTCAATTAACATATTAAATAAAGAAACATACAACGCAGTGTTCACGGAAACGGACCCGACTGTCTTGTTAGAACAAATGATTATTCATGAAAAGAATACGAACGCAGCGAACTTGCTAAATGTGGACCATGGAACCAAGTGGTGGAATAGCGTCAACTGGGAAAACCTAAACTTAGACCTAAGATCAGAAACTATTTTGAATTTTATGAAAACTAATTTTTACGGATCTATGAAGAAAAGCATCGTCTCTTCTTCTAACATGTACAATTTGAAGAACGAGAATTCATTACCAGAACTAGCCAAACAGGAAAAGATATTCAACTCTTTCCTTGAGTCGAGTGAATCGTTTCATAACAACTGCAACGatggggaaaagggaagaaacaaGGACAAGGTCCACTACTCACAGTTCTCTATAACCATCACGGGAGAAGCATTAGACGAAATTATGAAgagcaaaattttaaaaataaaattctacACCTTAGCTAGAAGTGCATCTACACTCATTGCTTGTAGAGTGACTCCAAAACAGAAGTCCCTTTTGGTGAAAGAGAACTCTGCTTTCAATCCAAGGGGCACCTCACTAGCCATTGGAGATGGGGCAAATGATGTGGGCATGATTCTAATGGCTAATGTTGGCGTCGGAATAGCTGGAAAGGAGGGGTTACAAGCAGCCAGGTCATCAGACTTTACCATAAGCGAATTTaagtacttaaaaaaattactcttCGTCCATGGAAGGGAATCTCTCAGGAGGAATTCCTTTTTAGTAtacttttgcatttttcgaAATGTGAGCTTTTGTCTGTGTTCGATGGTTCTAAATTTCTGGACAGGCTACAGTGCTATAGATGCGTGGAACCCCTGGACCAAGCAAATTATTAACATTGCTTTTACTTCTCTCcccgttattttttttgtcgccCTGGATAAGCAGCTCCCTCACCACATCCTCTTAAAAAATCCTCTTCTATATGAGACATCTCCATCCACGTTATGGCCCCTTTACTCCAATAAGAAGATAGAATTCTACACCGACAAGATAAAGCGGATTTACAGaaacattttccatttctgtcTTATACCGTTTAGATTAATTCCATTCTTTCAAAAGTCcacgaacaaaatgaagtccTGGATTGGCAAACGATCGAAACCGGAGAAGTACAGATCCTACGGTACTCACTACCTTTTCGTTTATTTGCTCTTTGCCATTTGGCTAGCTACAGTGGAAACTATCATTATGCTCCATTTTGCGACTGGTCAGGTGGACCCAATAATCAAGGACCACCACAATGTAGATATAGACTTCCATACATTTTCGCAAATTCTCTACACCCACCACGTCATAGCAGTTAATGCTGTCGTTGTCCTTTTAACCAACACATGGTTCGTTATTTCTCACATTGTCCTGTGGATAGAAATTATCGCCACATTCCTTTTCTGGTTCATAGTGAGTAACAGCAAACTCTTTCTAGATATTATAGGAGCTGATGAATTGCATGGTACATTTGAAAAGGCACACTCCTCAGGCAACTTCTACCTATCTATGCTCGTCTCCCTGTACGTTTCCCTCCTGCCTTTGATTCTCCTTATGACATACCAGTTCATGAGAAAACCCACCATGGAGCAAATTGTCCTGGAACAACTCAAGCTAGGTAAATTTGAAGGTCTCCGAAAATACGAAGTTAAGAAGCTCGCCTACATTGACAGCAAGAACAGTTCCCATGTCTTTTCGCATAAGGGCTTCGCCTTCGCCGTGGAGGCCAAGGAGGCCTTTTGGGGTCTTGTGCAGAAGGCCATTTACAAAATTAAGATTCCGCTCACCAAGGACGAGACGGGTTCAGCAAAACCGAGACGGAAAAATTGA
- a CDS encoding cleavage and polyadenylation specificity factor, putative, whose amino-acid sequence MQHYNHTKIVIRVLGAGQTVGRSCVIVELENRRVMFDCGSHLGYKDERKYPNFNILVSNDTSSVEKEKGMGEGNMYEHHLNTEVNITIVNSSISEKEKLIEKLSRINEIIDCVIISHFHMDHIGALPFFTEILKYRGTIIMSYPTKALSPILLLDGCRVADLKWEKKNFERQIKLLNEKSDELLNYNISSLKKDPWNISEEHIYSCIGKVVGLQINETYEMGNMSITPYYAGHVLGACIYKIEVNNFSVIYTGDYNTVPDKHLGSTKIPSLNPEIFISESTYATYVRPTRKASELDLCNLVHECVHKGGKVLIPVFAIGRAQELSILLDSYWRKMKINYPIYFGCGLTENANKYYRIYSSWVNSNCVSTDKKNLFDFANISPFVNNYLDENRPMVLFATPGMLHTGLSLKAFKAWAGSSNNLIVLPGYCVQGTVGHKLIMGERKISFDGSSYLNVACRIIYLSFSAHADSNGIQQLIRHVLPQNVLFVHGEKNGMEKLSKHISSNYLINSLCPSLGQHCEFNFSKGNMKHVYVQDSLYADIIHNLNEQKEKKSLLSTNKVSGLYRSDATKLASRDGNYTVSFSAYIVYFTIREKPYLLFLPRRELLRVIRARCFPVKVQRGDKCFTSDKLFGLGNSEPGGNVPIHAVDFPGEKLSSEDTLINDHEEGTPPVSPLTQLGKRKYEEMSRIGGSPEEVCEDEDMDKAENAEECSSPQRSPSKHLSKKLPKVSTDWVDPAGENPIQPEVEIQRYPTTKEDLFEHDGNPLNLSKGTSIASVNACGEALKKGEQSTPRDTRNYVKNEDQVTMPLMNLRFSESISISYHRFYNFVISFFKEIVDTKNRNSIRFLGEEVIIKNVKEGDGYVFLLSFLSLRAIHDGGSNLLVQWSYVDDVPESAIQKFISSIREYASGAQINV is encoded by the coding sequence ATGCAACACTACAACCACACGAAAATTGTGATCCGTGTGTTGGGGGCTGGGCAAACGGTGGGCCGATCATGCGTGATCGTGGAGCTGGAGAACCGGCGAGTGATGTTCGACTGCGGTTCACACCTCGGGTATAAAGACGAAAGGAAGTATCCAAATTTCAACATACTGGTAAGTAATGACACCTCCTCcgtagagaaggaaaaggggatgGGCGAAGGAAACATGTACGAACACCATCTGAACACGGAAGTGAATATAACAATAGTGAACAGCAGTATctcggaaaaggaaaagttaatagaaaaattaagtagaataaatgaaataattgaCTGTGTAATAATAAGTCACTTTCATATGGATCACATAGGAGCATTGCCCTTTTTCACGGAGATACTAAAATATAGGGGTACCATAATTATGAGTTATCCAACGAAAGCACTGAGTCCAATATTATTGCTAGATGGATGCCGAGTAGCAGacttaaaatgggaaaaaaaaaattttgagaGACAAATCAAACTTTTAAACGAAAAATCCGATGAACTCTTAAATTACAACATTAGTAGTTTGAAGAAAGACCCATGGAATATCAGTGAAGAACATATTTACTCCTGTATAGGTAAAGTAGTAGGATTACAAATAAATGAGACTTACGAAATGGGAAATATGTCTATCACTCCATATTATGCGGGGCATGTGCTAGGTGcctgtatatataaaatagaGGTCAATAATTTTAGCGTTATTTATACAGGTGATTATAATACCGTTCCAGATAAGCATCTTGGGAGCACTAAAATTCCTTCGCTTAATCCTGAGATTTTCATTTCTGAGTCTACGTATGCCACATATGTCAGACCAACGAGAAAGGCTTCTGAGTTGGATCTGTGTAACTTAGTACACGAATGTGTACATAAAGGAGGGAAGGTCCTCATCCCTGTTTTTGCCATTGGAAGAGCACAAGAATTGTCAATACTTCTAGATTCCTactggagaaaaatgaaaataaattacccCATCTACTTTGGATGTGGATTAACAGAAAATGCCAACAAGTATTATCGTATTTATTCTTCTTGGGTGAATAGTAATTGTGTTTCCACAGATAAAAAGAACCTCTTCGACTTTGCTaatatttctccatttgtgAACAACTACTTGGATGAAAATCGGCCGATGGTTTTGTTTGCCACTCCAGGGATGCTACATACTGGATTATCTCTAAAGGCTTTTAAAGCATGGGCAGGGTCAAGTAATAATTTAATTGTCCTTCCAGGGTACTGTGTTCAAGGTACTGTGGGTCATAAGTTAATtatgggggaaaggaaaatatcgTTTGATGGAAGCTCCTATTTGAATGTTGCCTGTAGAATTATttacctttccttttctgcgCACGCTGATTCCAATGGTATTCAACAACTCATAAGACACGTGCTCCCgcaaaatgttctttttgttcatggagaaaaaaacggcATGGAAAAGTTATCGAAACATATATCTTCTAACTATTTAATTAATTCTCTCTGTCCTTCCTTGGGTCAGCATTGCGagttcaatttttccaaGGGTAATATGAAACACGTCTATGTGCAGGATTCTCTCTATGCCGATATTATACATAACTTAAAtgaacagaaggagaaaaaatcccTTTTGTCTACAAACAAGGTAAGCGGTCTCTATCGGAGTGACGCAACTAAATTGGCATCGCGGGATGGCAACTACACCGTCTCTTTCTCAGCTTATATTGTATATTTTACCATTCGTGAGAAGCCCTACCTTTTGTTCCTCCCCAGACGGGAGCTCCTGCGCGTGATACGGGCGAGGTGTTTTCCCGTCAAAGTTCAGCGCGGGGACAAGTGCTTCACCTCGGACAAGCTCTTCGGTCTGGGCAACAGTGAACCTGGGGGCAATGTGCCTATTCATGCGGTAGACTTTCCGGGAGAAAAACTGAGCAGTGAGGACACCCTCATAAATGATCATGAGGAGGGAACCCCCCCCGTTAGCCCTCTCACTCAACTAGGCAAAAGGAAATATGAGGAAATGTCTAGAATAGGGGGGTCTCCAGAAGAAGTATGCGAAGATGAAGATATGGATAAAGCGGAAAATGCAGAAGAATGTAGTTCCCCCCAACGAAGTCCCTCCAAACATTTAAGTAAAAAGCTCCCAAAAGTGTCCACCGATTGGGTGGACCCCGCGGGGGAAAATCCGATCCAGCCAGAGGTAGAAATACAAAGATATCCAACAACCAAGGAAGATCTTTTTGAGCACGACGGGAACCCTCTTAATCTCTCAAAAGGTACATCAATTGCCTCTGTCAACGCATGCGGAGAAGCACTAAAGAAGGGTGAACAAAGCACCCCCAGAGACACGCGCAACTACGTTAAGAATGAAGACCAAGTAACCATGCCACTAATGAACCTGCGGTTCAGTGAAAGCATCAGCATAAGCTACCACAGATTTTACAACTTtgtaatttcctttttcaaagAAATTGTGGACACGAAAAATAGGAACAGCATCCGTTTTTTGGGCGAAGAggtaattataaaaaatgtgaaggaggGTGATGgttatgtttttcttctgtcGTTTCTGTCTCTACGGGCCATTCACGATGGAGGGAGTAACCTGCTCGTCCAGTGGTCCTACGTGGATGATGTGCCCGAGTCGGCCATCCAGAAGTTCATAAGTTCGATTAGGGAGTACGCCTCCGGGGCgcaaataaatgtgtaa
- a CDS encoding E3 ubiquitin-protein ligase RBX1, putative, which produces MAENEGKEENEIFKIHKWSGVAAWSWDISVDNCAICRNHIMDLCIECQAKLNENDGNDKDKKMDKESCTIAWGVCNHAFHLHCISRWIKARQVCPLDNTPWEFQKAAN; this is translated from the coding sequence ATGGCCGAGAacgaagggaaggaagagaatgAGATTTTCAAAATTCACAAATGGTCAGGTGTGGCGGCCTGGTCTTGGGACATCAGCGTAGATAACTGTGCCATTTGCAGAAACCACATAATGGATTTATGCATCGAATGTCAAGCAAAGTTAAACGAAAATGATGGAAACGATAAGGACAAGAAAATGGACAAGGAAAGCTGTACAATAGCGTGGGGTGTGTGCAATCATGCCTTTCACCTTCACTGTATATCGAGATGGATAAAGGCCAGACAAGTTTGTCCCCTCGATAACACACCTTGGGAGTTTCAGAAGGCAGCCAACTGA
- a CDS encoding triosephosphate isomerase, putative → MRDLLLRALCIYWVGTECMGFSDCLSNDLSMHHLKSKEVRSFYLRSKPPLKGRKKQAQGISAYRINKLDSESENTNKVVENSSPIDNDVGAVANSQDSSQGSSLLDPSPKPRTSEARGKKIIIGNWKCYLTKTEAYRLIDTFTKIKYSNNIDLVLSPNILFMPYLLEKIEENNSKIFACSQDVSLASGLGAFTGETTATLIKEFGNKYTIIGHSERRRGFYKNEETLEQTAQKVYNAVQSKLKVILCVGDDYKNENGLCTSSKTRKLLSLIKQAITKDDMQNIIIALEPSFAVGTGKSLAVDVLNNCYWDIKRNVAEEVDKQTSDAVKILYGGSVTRRNMKDYMEKTPVDGFLIGKASLDETFIDIIKYVDQSCDSST, encoded by the exons ATGAGAGATCTACTCTTGCGTGCTCTATGCATCTACTGGGTAGGCACAGAATGCATGGGCTTCAGTGACTGTCTATCGAACGATTTATCCATGCACCACCTGAAATCTAAGGAGGTGCGTTCCTTCTATCTCCGCTCAAAACCCCCCctaaaagggaggaagaagcaagCCCAAGGAATCAGTGCCTACAGGATAAACAAATTAGATTCTGAAAGTGAAAACACAAATAAGGTGGTGGAAAATTCCTCCCCTATTGACAACGACGTGGGCGCCGTGGCCAATTCCCAGGATAGTTCGCAGGGTAGTTCGCTGCTTGATCCGTCGCCTAAACCGCGGACTAGCGAAgcgagggggaaaaaaatcatcatCGGAAACTGGAAGTGCTACCTCACGAAGACAGAAGCATACAGACTTATCGACAcgtttacaaaaataaaatactccAACAATATCGACCTTGTTTTATCTCCTAACATATTGTTCATGCCCTATCttctggaaaaaattgaagaaaataattcgAAGATCTTTGCCTGCTCCCAGGACGTCAGCTTGGCAAGTGGCTTGGGGGCCTTCACCGGAGAAACCACAGCCACTTTAATAAAAGAATTTGGGAATAAGTACACCATAATTGGACATAGTGAGAGGCGTAGAGggttttataaaaatgaggagacACTTGAACAGACAGCGCAGAAGGTATACAACGCTGTACAATCGAAGCTGAAAGTTATCTTATGCGTCGGGGatgattataaaaatgagaacgGTTTATGCACGTCATCCAAGACAAGAAAATTGCTTTCG CTCATCAAGCAGGCAATTACTAAGGACGACATGCAGAACATTATCATAGCCCTGGAGCCCAGCTTCGCCGTCGGCACCGGCAAAAGCTTGGCGGTTGACGTTTTGAATAACTGCTATTGGG ACATCAAACGAAACGTAGCTGAAGAGGTGGACAAGCAAACAAGCGACGCAGTGAAAATCCTTTACGGTGGATCGGTGACCAGGCGAAACATGAAG gactacatggaaaaaacacCCGTCGATGGATTCCTCATAGGAAAGGCTTCCCTGGACGAAACCTTTATCGACATCATAAAGTACGTTGACCAATCATGCGATTCCAGTACATAG